The sequence TCTGGGTTACCAATTCCAGTTAGTCGCTCTACCCAAAAAAGATTATTGGTTAATGCTTAACGGCTTGGCTAGTCGCAGTGCTTACCACTTGATTAGAGGTTTCCGCACGAACTGCTCGAAACATTCCAAAGCGACACAAGCCAGTTCCAAAGGCGAGTCGCATCAGTAAAAGCGTGGGCACTTCGCGTACCGATTTAATAAAGCCATAAAGCCCAAATTTAAGAAAACCTTGGGGTCGAATCACTCCTTGCCAGATCGAATCAATCCAAGATGGAAGGGTGGGTTTTGTCCAATCATCGGTAATCAGATGACCTTCCACCATCCCTGTTGCTTCCAAGCGTTCTGCGAAACCTTCAATACTAGAAAAAGCCGGATGTGACCATTGATCTAACAATTGTTTCATTACGGGTTTTTCCCAAAAATTCAAGGGTTTTTCCCGATCATCTCGTTGATTCCAATCAGCAACCACCAGACGACCCCCTGGCTTTAACACCCGCAGTAATTCTCTGGCAAAACTATCTTTATCAGGAATATGGGGTCCAGTTTCAATTGACCAAACTACATCAAAACTCGCATCGGGAAAGGGCAAAGACATCGCATCCCCAACCATAAATTTAGCAGTTACACCGTCAGGGGTCAGTTCTTGCGCCCGTCTCACTTGTTGTGGGCTGATCGTTACCGCCGTAACATCAAAGCCATAATCTTTGGCAAGAATACGACTACTTCCCCCAATTCCACAACCGACATCTAAAAGGGTTGTTCCTTTCGGATACTGATCAATCCCTCCCCAATGTGCCATTTCATGAACAAAATCAGATTTTGCTTGCAGAAAGTCCTTACGCTGTGGCGGAGACCCATAATGACCGAGGTGGATGTGTTCCCCCCAGTAAAATTCTAAAAT comes from Halothece sp. PCC 7418 and encodes:
- a CDS encoding methyltransferase domain-containing protein, coding for MNVLLLTLGILLFLFMIGLIVYLVTARRYQSADSVASSYDTWTEDGILEFYWGEHIHLGHYGSPPQRKDFLQAKSDFVHEMAHWGGIDQYPKGTTLLDVGCGIGGSSRILAKDYGFDVTAVTISPQQVRRAQELTPDGVTAKFMVGDAMSLPFPDASFDVVWSIETGPHIPDKDSFARELLRVLKPGGRLVVADWNQRDDREKPLNFWEKPVMKQLLDQWSHPAFSSIEGFAERLEATGMVEGHLITDDWTKPTLPSWIDSIWQGVIRPQGFLKFGLYGFIKSVREVPTLLLMRLAFGTGLCRFGMFRAVRAETSNQVVSTATSQAVKH